CAAGCTAACCACAACATACTTCATATTGTAGTTTCTTATGTCTAGCGCAGCCCAATTAGATCATGACTGATGTAACGATCTCTCCCTCAGTGTTATTATGTCCGTTGCCTTCCGTTCATCACTGATATTCAATACTTATCTCTCAGGGATTTGTTAGCGTTCATGGTTTTTTCCTCGACGCTATCTGTTGCATTGTCGTACAGTCTCCTTTATGGTCCGCGAGGGGGGGTGCACCCGAGCAGCCGTCACGGATGAGTGTGAAAGTAGTTCACATTATATTATCATATGCTGAAATGTACGTCTACAAAAACGCCGTATATGACCCATGCATAAcatacgccccccccccccttctcggGGGCCcccctttccttttttttctctagCCATTTTATTATCTCCGTGGGACTGTGATTGTCTTTCTTTTTGTAgagtgttttttatttgtttttgctaGCCATTAAAAAGTCACTGAATTGTTAGTTTTCCCCTCGTATTATTTCTAGCTTATGACACTTTATTATGTTCTCTCTTTTGATGTAGTTTGTTGTCTATCTTTActaacactgatgtagtctctaATAGGGGCAGCCACTAAACATCTGTTATGTAGTTTCTGTATTCAGCGGGGTCTGCATTAaatgtttgtctctgattggcagCATATCTAAAATATCATCTGTATGTCGTCTCTGGAAAGAAATGTGGGCAGCTATTGAACatgatgtagtctctgatagggcagGTGCACTAAACACTGATGTAGCCTTGATAGAAAAAAGCAAACACTAAAAACACTGATGTAGTTGCTAGACTCAGCATTTAACATCTTATGTAGTTCTCTTGATTAGGCAGCGACTATCGACTTCTAGTAGTCTCTGGATAGTGGCATGCATCGTAAAACACTATTGTAGTCTCTGATATGTGCAGCATGTACATTGATGTGTCTCTCCGACCCAACTAGTTTGCAGCCCACCTCTTCAATCATTTGCTGTTACCCTGCCTTAGGGTGGGCTCTGAGGTGGGGCGGAGCGCAGGCTAGACGACTGATGTAGCCTGGCGTAGGTGAGGGGGCAGGCGCCCCCCCACTAACACTCGATGTCAGCCCCATAGCCCCGGCCCCAGCACCTACACCACACCACTATTCACGTTCTCCCTGACCCTACGCCCTTTTTTGGCTTTGTTTAGCTTTCATTAACCACTGCACTCGCTAGTCTCTTGATTTTGATGGCCCCCCCGGAGGCGACTGAACACTAGTGGGGCCTCTGATAGCAGCCACTAAACACGTGAGTGTGTAGTTTTCTGATTATGTTCTGCTAGTCTTATGTAACTCATCTTGATGTTATGTTCTCTGATTTTATGTGCTTTAGCTTCTTTATCTTTATTCACCTCTGATTTGGTAGGTGCTGCTGGAGTAGTTGCGCACTAATCACTGATGCTCCGTCTCTGGAGGGGTAGGGGGTCGTAGCGATTAACACTGGATGTAGTCTCTGAGAGTGGCTTAGCTCTAATTTACATATTAGTCTCTTTGATAGTTCGCAGCACTAACACTTGATTACCTTCGATTTAGTTTGTTAGCTACTAATCACTGATTAGTCTCTATAGGCTTATGCACTTAACACTGAGTTTGTTGCTGGATAGGGGACGCATTTAAAACACTTCATGTAGTCTACTAAATAGAAGCCAGCACTACCCACCTGTGCTAGCTCTCCCTACTCTCAGGCAAGCACTAAAACAACTGGTTTAGTCTCTGAGGGAGCAGCATTAACACATATAGTAGTCTCTGACCCCCCCCTAGCCCCTTTttgcttttttgttttacttAATCACTGATGTTTATCTTCTTGATTTTTTAGTGGCAGCACTATATCTATCTGATATTTTGTATCTCTTTCTGATAGTTTTGGGTCTAGTCTATTTTCACACCCTGATGTTATTCGTCTGTAGGGGGCCCGACGTAGACAGCGGCACGCTCCCACCGCTCTCACCCCACGCGCCCCACTAAAACACTGATTAGCTTTTTGATTGCAGCTTATTCATTTGTTTAGTGCCTTGATATGCTATTTACTATTTCTACTGATTAGtcttctttgtattttttttgtctctctcacCTTTCTATAAACCACGGATTTTTATAGTCTCTGATATTGTGTGTTCTTCACACTCACTGTATGTTAGTCTTTCCTGATCCTGTTGGGTAGGGGCTGCTTCCTTGCGGTGTGAAACACTGAGGTGAGTGTTGATGGTTGGCCAGCATTAACCACTGATTAGTCTGTGAGGGGGTAGAGTCGCAGCTACTTATCGTATATTTTTTATGTCTCTTATGTCTTTGTAGGCACATCTTAAAATCGACGGTGGGAATGTTTAGTCTTGTTATGAAGTAAGAAGCCACCCAGCCATTCAACCACGCTCATATTGTCTTATAGCCCCCCCTTTGCGCCCACCATAATACTCCCCTGCGGGGTGGAGGCTGGGCTGAGGTGAGGGGCGAGCCCACTAAAAGGCTGGATGGTGAGGTCTCCGGCTCCCCGGCCCGCCCACCACACACTCGACCGTCAGCTCTATAGCCCCGCCCATGCtatttaatcatttctgatgTATTGTTTTTCTTGATTATttatttgctctgtttttttagCATTTTACATCactgtatttttagtttttttccctgtTCTGTATTTTTTTGCCCCCCGTTGTTCAGCATTAACAACTGATTTGTAGTCTTCTTGATTAGTGTTTTTGGTCTAGTTtactttatttctatgatttattcttctattttttatgtttttttttttttgcctatgCACTAATAACACTGATTGTTTATGTCTGTCTTGATAGTTTGTGGCACATCGAACACTATGTAGTCTTTCTTGATAGTTTGGCAGCACTATAACACTTAGTAGTTCTTGGATTTTTTAGTTTGGCAGCTTATTAATCCTGATTTGATAGTCTCTTAGTGTATGTTTTTTGTGTCTTTGGTGTTAGGCATTCTTTTCCCAGCGTGATGGTGAGCCTTCTGGAGGTGAGGGTGCGTAGATCTAACACTTGATGTTAGTTTTCTGATTTTTTGTTTAGTAGGTCTACAGTTAACAGCGGAGGGGTAGGAAATAGCTCTCTTATGTGCTAGTCACTAACACTGATTGTTCTCTGAAATAAGAAAGAGCAAAACCACCTAAACCACCTCGTCAGTCTCTAGATAATTGCTTCCCCCCTGCTTTATTAACTATCTTGATGTTTTTTCTTTCCCCAGGCGCAGCCGGTCTCCCAGCACCTAACACCCCTGACCTCCCAAGTCCTCTGACCCCCCCTCCCAGCCGCCTGTACTTATACTAAACACTGATTTTGTGCTCACTCTTCTTGATAGTTTGGCAGCTTTTTTATTATATCATCTTGATTGTAGTCTCTTGTATTTAGTTTTGTCTATGCTTTATTAATTTCATTGATTGTATCTTTCTTATTATGTCGGCCACCACTAAACACCACTGACTGCACGTTTCTACTTAGCGACAAGCACTAACACTGATGTAAGTCTCTGGATAGGCAGCATAAACATGAGAATAGTCTCTGATAGGGCAGGCATAAACACTATGTAGTCTCTAGCAGGCTATACATATGTCTGAGAGGGCACAttaacactgatgtagtctctgataggcAGCACTAACATGATGTAGTCCTCTGATAGGGCAGcaactagaacactgatgtagTTCTGTAGAGGCAGCTTAAACACTGATGTAGTTCTTAGGAGATAATGATGTATCTCCTGAAAGGCACATCtacactgatgtagtctctgataggcAGCACTAAACACTGATTGCCATGAGCGCACTTAAACACTATGTATCTTCTGATAGGGCAGCATTAACACTGATGTATCTCTGATAGGCAGCActaacactgatgtagtctctgataaGGGCAGCACTAAACAcgatgtagtctctgatagggcagcattaaacactgatgtagtctctaTTAGGGCAGCACTAaaacactgatgtagtctctgatagggcagcactaacactgatgtagtctctgaaTAGGCGCATTACACTGATGTatctctgatagggcagcactaTAACACTGATGTAGTCGTCCTGGATAGGGCAGCACtaaacactgatgtagtctctgatagggcagcatAAACACTGATGAGTTTGATAGGGCGCATTAACACTGATTAGTCTCGATAGGGCAGCACTACACTGATGTAGCCTCTGATAGGGCAGCAActaacactgatgtagtctcttGATAGGGCAGCACTAAACACTGATGATTAGTCTAGTCTCTGATAGGGCAAGCActaacactgatgtagtctcctgatagggcagcactaaacacatgatgtagtctctgatagggcagcattaacactgatgtagtctctgatagggcagATAACACTGAgtagtctctgatagggcagcactaaCACTGATGTAGTTTCTGATAGGGCAGCttaacactgatgtagtctctgatagggcagactatcactgatgtagtctctgatagggcagcactaaacactgatgtagtctcttAGATAGAGGCCAGCATAACACTGTATGTATTCTCGTGGCAGCACTAACCACTGATGTAGTCCTCTGATCGTAGGGCAGCACTAAACACTGATTATTGCCTCTGATAGGGCAGCATtaaacactgatgtagtctctgataggcAGCACataacactgatgtagtctctgataggcagcactaacactgatgtagtctctgatagggcagcattAACACTGATGTAGTTCTCTGATGAACCAGGCCGGGGAGCAGGTGGAGTGGTAGACACTGAGGTGGTAGGTcgtgggggaggtgggggggataGGGGGGGGGCGAGCGGGATAACCACTATTGAGGTCTGCTGAGCCTAGTTTTTTGCAGCTTACTTATACCTGTGATGTAAGCCTCTTTTATTGTTGCTAGCACTATCACTGTATTGTATGTCTTTCTGTTATTTATGCCCGCAAACTCACTAACGCTGATGTAGCTGTTCTGATAGGGCGGAAGCATAAACAtactgatgtagtctctgataggaGCAAGCACTAACACTGAGTGTAAGTCTTAGATAGGGCTAGCAACCAAAACCACTGATGTAGTTTCTAGAAATAGAGGCAGCATAACACTTGAAATGTAGTCTCATGAAGATAGGGGCGCACTACACGTGAGGGTTGAGTACTGCTGCATGGGCAGCACTAaacactgtggtggtctgctgaGGTAGGGGGGGCAGcaaaaaattaaaacaaactgaaaaatgtaaaatatactgaaaGAAGagaaaacagcaaaaaaaaaaaaaaattaaaaacaagcTACATCGTAGTCTCTAGGGGGCGGGGTtaggtgctgggggggggggcggagggcCGATCGTGAGAGCCACTCATTGTAGCCTCTGGGAGGGGTAGGGGGGCGGGGCCCCAGCCACTCAACACCTGACCTGCTAGCGTCTCCTCGACGACGGGGTCTTAAAGCAACTAACAACTAGATAGATAGTTTCTGATAGAAGGCAGACAAATTTTAACACTGGTATGTTTGGGATGTCTCTGATTTAGTTTTTTGGGCAGGCTTACTAAACTACTTATGTAGTCTCCCTGCACCCTACGCGCCCCCAGCACACTTCACATTTCTTCTGACCTAGTCAAAAAAGGGGCAGGGCCCTTACCACCACTCGGATATGTATTCTGCTGATAGGTGCAGCACTAACATGCTGTAGTCTGCTATAGGCAGACTAACCAACTAAATACCCACGTCTCTTCTATTATGGCAGCATTTACATACTGATGTATTTCTTCTTTTGTATTTATTAGTTTTTTTGAGGGGGCGGGGAGCGAGCTAGTGAGCAACGTGATGTACGCTCTTTCTATTCGGGCCCCCTATAGAGCAGACACTAACAATGATGATAGATATTGCTGATAGGAGGCATTACAACACGTGTAGTCTTCTGATAGGGCAGCGACTAtcactgatgtagtctctgataggcagcactaaacactgatgtagtctctgatagggcgAGCATGTAACACTGGATGTATCTCTATAGGCAGCATTAACACTATGTAGTCTTGATAGTGGGCAGCACTAAACACTGAGTGTAGCCTCTGATAGGGCGCACTAACACTGATTAGTCTCTGATGGGCAAGCACTACCACTATGTAGTTTCTGGACGGTAGGGCAGCATTTAACACTGGGATGTAATAGTCTTGATAGGGAGGCAGCACTAACACTGATGTAGTCTTGATAGGGCGAGCACTAACACTGATGTGTCTCTGGATAGAGCAGCATTAACACTGAGTAGTCTCTTATAGGGCAGGCGATTAACACTTGATGTATTCTCTGATAGGCACCATTAACACTGATTTAGTCTCTGAATAGGGCAGCGCTAACACTGATTGTCAGTCTCTGATAGGACTCATGCTAAACACTGATGTAGTTCTCTGACGTAGGGCAGCTTAACACTATGTTCTCTGGATAGCCTTGGCGGAGCGACTAAGCATGGATGTGAGTCTCTGAAATAAGACCCGGCCCCGCACCTAACACCTGATGCTAGTTCTCTGATAGGGCAGCAATTAACACTGATGTAGTCTTGATAGGGCAGCACTCCACTGATGCCTAGCCTCTGAATAAGGGCTCACTGACACTTGGGAGTGTGAGGTTCTGGATGAGAGGCAGCAGTTAACACGTAGTATTTTGGAGTCTCTGTAGGCGGAGGCATACTATCTCTGATGAGCTTCTTTGTTATTGTACAAGAcaactatatatacactatgtaGTCTCTGAGATTAGCGCCTTCTTGGCTTAGTCTTATTTTAAACACTTGATTTAGTCCTCTCCTTAGTTCGTTGTCTTATTTATATCAATTTCTTCTCTCTTAAAATGTAAACTTGGCTTGACTTTCATGTTATTTACCTTCAATGGCCTTTAATGAATGGTGTTACTGTTTATTACCTTCAATGGCCTTTAATGGATGGTTTTACTGTTTATTACCTTCAATGGTCTTTAATGGATGGTTTTACTGTTTATTACCTTCAATGGTCTTTAATGGATGGTTTTACTGTTTATTACCTTCAATGGCCTTTAATGGATGGTGTTACTGTGTATTACCTTCAATGGCCTTTAATGGATGGTGTTACTGTTATTTTAGACATTTATTCATCTCTTGTATTGccttcagtttttttattttcattgatttatcttaaatgcactttaaatatttcatttgatttgacagtgTGACTGACTGGACTAACAACCCTAAGTGCTACACAGACGGAGGCCTGTGTCAGGAACAGCTGAACATCACAGTTTATAGTgagtgacctctctctctctcttatcttctctgGTGTTTCTGAATGTATTCTTAGTAAGGCTCTGCactaaatcactgtgtgtgtttccattCCTTCACAGAGCTTCCAGACCGTGTCTCCTTCAGCTATAGGAAGTCCCCTGATCCGATGGTTGAGGGGGATCAGTACCTGCTACAGTGTCTTGTCCAGAACATCGCTCCTATTGGGAGTCTCAGGGTGACCTTCTACAAAGTCAATACCACTGGTGAACAGACAGAAttagacacacaacagaaacccAAGGACAACATCAAGACACCAGGGAATGGGAACTATACCCTGGACTTCACCCCTAGTAGAGATGATGACGGGGCCCAGTTGTGGTGTTCAGCCATGTTGGATCTGGGACCAGAGGGACCCCAACCTCCTCCTGTAATGGAATCAGAACGCCTCAACATCAACGTGCACTGTGAGTCCATCTGGTTCTCTGTCTCCACACATTTAGTACAACCGTTAGTTAGAAACCAGACGAGTCATGACGTTGACTGATGTTGTTTTCACTTCATATTCTCTCATTAATcaacttgtttctctctctttcgctgtctctctctctcactcactgtccCCCCCAGACAAGCCTCAGATCACTATGAGTCCTGGATATTTCTCCATGAGCATCACAGAGGGTGACACCCTATCACTTAACTGTAGTGCAAATGGTAACCCTGCCCCCTCGTACGATTGGTTGCTCCCCCAAGCCGCCCCCGCCCCCAACACCACGGAAGAGAGATCCGTAGTGACCATCACCAACATGGCCA
This DNA window, taken from Salvelinus sp. IW2-2015 unplaced genomic scaffold, ASM291031v2 Un_scaffold2763, whole genome shotgun sequence, encodes the following:
- the LOC112074693 gene encoding cell adhesion molecule 4 isoform X1 translates to MEIVIGLLLSSLSLYCDFTDAECPVVSPARLVVKYGDPASAKCTSDTPVEMGWEATQGGMGLTDKEVKFLNWRVDSVTDWTNNPKCYTDGGLCQEQLNITVYKLPDRVSFSYRKSPDPMVEGDQYLLQCLVQNIAPIGSLRVTFYKVNTTGEQTELDTQQKPKDNIKTPGNGNYTLDFTPSRDDDGAQLWCSAMLDLGPEGPQPPPVMESERLNINVHYKPQITMSPGYFSMSITEGDTLSLNCSANGNPAPSYDWLLPQAAPAPNTTEERSVVTITNMAKSHSGNYTCIASNPLGHSTWTVNVEVTGASCQAAGSAMVAVLPPAHSLAVRPLPEHTDWLNMCFFLQL
- the LOC112074693 gene encoding cell adhesion molecule 4 isoform X3, translated to METQLQPNALQIPCTDGLGNHPGRGWSNRRGGEVPNWRVDNVTDWTNNPKCYTDGGLCQEQLNITVYKLPDRVSFSYRKSPDPMVEGDQYLLQCLVQNIAPIGSLRVTFYKVNTTGEQTELDTQQKPKDNIKTPGNGNYTLDFTPSRDDDGAQLWCSAMLDLGPEGPQPPPVMESERLNINVHYKPQITMSPGYFSMSITEGDTLSLNCSANGNPAPSYDWLLPQAAPAPNTTEERSVVTITNMAKSHSGNYTCIASNPLGHSTWTVNVEVTGASCQAAGSAMVAVLPPAHSLAVRPLPEHTDWLNMCFFLQL